One stretch of Deinococcus hopiensis KR-140 DNA includes these proteins:
- a CDS encoding DUF1990 domain-containing protein: MPVFLFRPHGQRQKEVMERLRSAELSYAPAGMTDSPEVPPGMQAMNESVLLGHGQMCFERARAALMAWQTHRLKWLSLQADGPPRVGQTVLLGAYLGPLTWLFGCRVVAVTDSPVAYAYTYGTLPGHPECGEERFRLELHPDQRLTFSLRAYSRPAGPLIRVVQPLATLAQRAGSKAYLQNMRRSTRSSGP; the protein is encoded by the coding sequence ATGCCTGTGTTCCTTTTTCGTCCCCATGGGCAACGTCAGAAAGAGGTCATGGAACGGTTGCGTAGCGCGGAGCTTTCCTACGCGCCTGCTGGAATGACCGATTCTCCAGAAGTTCCTCCAGGCATGCAGGCGATGAACGAAAGCGTCCTGCTGGGGCATGGCCAGATGTGTTTTGAGCGCGCGCGTGCGGCGTTGATGGCGTGGCAGACGCACAGGTTGAAGTGGTTGAGTCTCCAGGCAGATGGACCGCCGAGAGTGGGGCAGACGGTGCTGCTGGGAGCGTACCTTGGACCGCTGACCTGGTTGTTCGGCTGCCGGGTCGTCGCTGTGACCGACTCGCCTGTGGCGTATGCCTACACCTACGGCACCCTCCCTGGCCATCCCGAATGCGGGGAAGAGCGCTTCCGGCTGGAATTGCATCCAGATCAGCGCTTGACGTTCAGCCTCCGGGCATACTCGCGTCCTGCTGGGCCCCTGATCAGGGTGGTGCAGCCACTCGCCACACTGGCGCAGCGAGCGGGGTCGAAGGCGTATCTCCAGAACATGCGCCGTTCCACGCGCTCTTCTGGCCCTTAA
- a CDS encoding GNAT family N-acetyltransferase → MTPPHVLLREVRDEDIRVFYEQQLDLEATQMAAFPSRDWPRFSAHWARIRQRHSNELRTIEVNGEVAGNMESYEQNGRWMLGYWLGRAYWGQGVATRALQTFLAEFTQRPVFAQVAKHNVGSQRVLEKNGFRMLGEHAVESDGFLPAVVEVELILESV, encoded by the coding sequence ATGACACCCCCTCATGTCCTTCTGCGAGAAGTCCGTGATGAAGACATACGCGTGTTCTACGAACAGCAACTCGACCTGGAAGCCACCCAGATGGCCGCTTTCCCCTCTCGCGACTGGCCAAGATTTTCCGCCCACTGGGCCCGCATCCGGCAACGCCATTCCAACGAGTTGCGGACCATTGAAGTGAACGGTGAAGTGGCTGGCAACATGGAAAGTTATGAACAGAACGGCCGGTGGATGCTGGGGTACTGGCTGGGGCGAGCATACTGGGGACAAGGTGTGGCGACGCGAGCGCTGCAGACCTTTCTGGCAGAGTTCACGCAGCGGCCAGTGTTCGCGCAAGTGGCGAAGCACAACGTGGGGTCCCAGCGGGTGCTAGAAAAGAACGGCTTCCGTATGTTGGGCGAGCACGCCGTGGAATCGGATGGGTTTTTACCGGCTGTCGTTGAAGTCGAGTTGATCCTGGAATCGGTGTGA
- a CDS encoding LURP-one-related family protein has translation MAHHFPLKAAFRIVTLSPEVQVLDAHDQVLLQVKQKMLTLREDTTVFADAEKTRPLYRMKADRMSGFRAVHAVTRLADGQALGSVRAAGLRFLWRARYDVTDPAGNTLAHVQEQNPWTKVVDALLDEVPLIGPLVAMFINPRYTVQDAQGRVFAMILKKRSFVARHFTLERLEANPPELSDELLALGLVQVIFLERGRQ, from the coding sequence ATGGCCCATCACTTTCCGCTGAAAGCGGCCTTCCGCATCGTGACCCTCAGCCCCGAAGTGCAGGTGCTGGACGCTCACGATCAGGTGCTCCTGCAGGTCAAGCAGAAAATGCTGACCTTGCGCGAGGACACCACAGTGTTCGCCGATGCCGAAAAGACCCGTCCGCTCTACCGCATGAAAGCCGACCGCATGAGCGGCTTCCGGGCTGTGCACGCGGTGACCCGACTCGCGGACGGGCAGGCTTTGGGATCGGTTCGGGCCGCCGGACTGCGCTTCCTCTGGCGCGCCCGCTATGACGTCACGGACCCGGCGGGGAACACACTGGCGCACGTGCAGGAGCAAAATCCCTGGACCAAGGTCGTCGACGCTCTGCTGGACGAAGTGCCGCTGATCGGCCCTCTGGTCGCGATGTTCATCAATCCGCGCTACACCGTGCAGGATGCGCAAGGACGGGTCTTCGCCATGATTTTGAAGAAACGCTCGTTCGTGGCGCGGCACTTTACCCTGGAACGCCTGGAAGCCAACCCGCCGGAGTTGAGCGACGAGCTGCTCGCCCTGGGCCTGGTACAGGTAATTTTCTTGGAACGCGGCCGGCAGTGA
- a CDS encoding GlsB/YeaQ/YmgE family stress response membrane protein → MSLIITLLVGALCGWLASLVMKTDGQQGAIANILIGIVGSLLAQFLFGNLLHLGGTAAGNGFNLMSIVWGVVGSVVLIAILKAMRVLR, encoded by the coding sequence ATGTCTCTGATCATCACCCTCCTCGTTGGTGCCCTGTGCGGCTGGCTCGCTTCCCTCGTTATGAAAACCGACGGCCAGCAGGGCGCCATTGCCAACATCCTCATCGGCATCGTCGGCAGCCTCCTCGCACAGTTCCTCTTCGGCAACCTCCTGCACCTCGGCGGCACTGCCGCGGGAAACGGCTTCAACCTCATGAGCATCGTTTGGGGCGTCGTCGGCAGCGTTGTCCTCATCGCCATCCTCAAGGCCATGCGCGTCTTGCGCTAA